A DNA window from Dama dama isolate Ldn47 chromosome 19, ASM3311817v1, whole genome shotgun sequence contains the following coding sequences:
- the LOC133073890 gene encoding ATP-dependent RNA helicase DDX18: MGGSNRSAEAQKLANGININVATPGRLLDHMRNTPGFMYKNLQCLVIDEADRILDVGFEEELKQIIKLLPTRRQTMLFSATQTRKVEDLARISLKKEPLYVGVDDDKANATVDGLEQGYVVCPSEKRVLLLFTFLKKNRKKKLMVFFSSCKSVKYHYELLNYIDLPVLAIHGRQKQNKRTTTFFQFCNADSGILLCTDVAARGLDIPEMDWIVQYDPLDDPREYIHRVGRTARGLNGRGHALLILRPEELGFLRYLKQSKVPLSEFEFSWSKISDIQSQLEKLIEKNYFLHKSAQEAYKSYIRAYDSHSLKQIFNVNNLNLPQVALSFGFKVPPFVDLNVNSNDGRVRK, translated from the coding sequence ATGGGTGGCAGTAACAGGTCTGCTGAGGCGCAGAAGCTTGCCAATGGGATCAACATCAATGTGGCCACGCCAGGCCGTCTCCTGGACCACATGCGGAATACCCCCGGGTTCATGTATAAAAACCTCCAGTGTCTGGTTATTGATGAGGCTGATCGTATCTTGGATGTTGGGtttgaagaggaattaaagcaAATCATCAAACTTCTGCCAACACGCAGACAGACCATGCTCTTCTCTGCCACACAAACTCGAAAAGTTGAAGACCTGGCAAGGATTTCTCTGAAAAAGGAGCCTTTGTATGTTGGTGTTGATGATGATAAAGCTAATGCAACTGTAGACGGTCTTGAGCAGGGATATGTTGTCTGTCCTTCTGAAAAGAGAGTCCTCCTGCTCTTTACATTCCTTAAGAAGAACCGGAAGAAGAAACTAATGGTCTTCTTTTCATCCTGTAAGTCCGTGAAATACCACTATGAGTTGCTGAACTACATCGATTTGCCTGTCCTGGCCATTCATGGAAGGCAGAAACAAAACAAGCGTACGACCACGTTCTTCCAGTTCTGCAATGCAGATTCAGGGATCTTGTTGTGTACAGACGTGGCAGCTAGAGGGCTGGATATTCCTGAAATGGACTGGATTGTTCAGTATGACCCTCTGGATGACCCCAGGGAATACATTCACCGTGTGGGCAGAACAGCCAGAGGCCTGAATGGAAGAGGGCACGCCTTGCTCATTTTGCGCCCTGAAGAATTAGGTTTCCTTCGCTACCTGAAGCAATCCAAGGTTCCATTAAGTGAATTTGAGTTTTCCTGGTCCAAAATTTCTGACATTCAGTCTCAGCTTGAAAAACTGATTGAAAAGAACTACTTCCTTCATAAGTCAGCCCAGGAAGCATATAAGTCATACATTCGAGCCTATGATTCTCACTCCCTGAAACAGATCTTCAATGTTAATAACTTAAATTTGCCTCAGGTTGCTCTGTCATTTGGCTTCAAGGTGCCTCCTTTTGTTGATTTGAATGTGAACAGCAATGACGGCAGAGTTAGAAAGTGA